Proteins from a genomic interval of Geodermatophilus obscurus DSM 43160:
- the nhaA gene encoding Na+/H+ antiporter NhaA, producing the protein MSAPAPTSFRLFDRGSWPETRRIAGILRKETVGGVLLIVGAVLALAWANSPWSAAYETLRDTRVGPAALHLDLTLGTWAADGLLAIFFFVAGLELKREFVAGDLRDPRRAALPIAAAVGGMAAPALLYWAINANAGDGALAGWAIPTATDIAFALAVLAVISTHLPAALRTFLLTLAVVDDLLAITIIAIFYTSSLAVTPLLLALVPLAVFRFLVQKRIRSWWLLLPLATLTWVLVHESGVHATVAGVLLAFTVPVVRSQAAGGPEAGPGLAEHFEHLVRPLSAGVAVPVFAFFSAGVTVGGLSGLGAALTDSVAVGIIVGLVVGKVIGITAATWLVARFTRAELDRDLGWPDVIGLSLLAGIGFTVSLLIGELAFGAGTLRDEHVKVGVLAGTLLAALLATVLLRLRDRRYRRIAEAEARDADADGIPDVFQPPGSHVPAETVTERSNRRHQSDGRPPEGKR; encoded by the coding sequence TTGTCCGCCCCTGCCCCCACCTCCTTCCGGCTGTTCGACCGCGGCTCCTGGCCTGAGACCCGCCGCATCGCCGGCATCCTCCGCAAGGAGACGGTCGGCGGCGTCCTGCTCATCGTCGGCGCGGTGCTCGCCCTCGCCTGGGCCAACAGCCCCTGGTCGGCCGCCTACGAGACCCTGCGTGACACCCGGGTCGGGCCAGCTGCGCTGCACCTGGACCTCACGCTGGGCACCTGGGCCGCCGACGGACTGCTGGCGATCTTCTTCTTCGTCGCAGGCCTGGAGCTCAAACGCGAGTTCGTCGCCGGTGACCTGCGTGACCCGCGTCGAGCGGCGTTGCCAATCGCCGCGGCGGTCGGCGGCATGGCCGCACCGGCACTGCTGTACTGGGCGATCAACGCCAACGCTGGCGACGGGGCGCTGGCCGGGTGGGCGATCCCGACCGCCACCGACATCGCCTTCGCCCTCGCCGTCCTGGCGGTGATCTCCACCCACCTGCCCGCGGCGCTGCGGACCTTCCTGCTCACCCTGGCCGTCGTCGACGACCTGCTGGCCATCACGATCATCGCGATCTTCTACACGTCCTCGCTGGCGGTCACGCCGCTGTTGCTGGCGCTGGTCCCGCTGGCGGTCTTCAGGTTCCTGGTGCAGAAGCGGATCCGGTCCTGGTGGCTGCTTCTCCCCTTGGCGACGCTCACCTGGGTGCTGGTGCACGAGTCCGGTGTGCACGCCACCGTCGCCGGCGTGCTGCTGGCCTTCACCGTGCCGGTGGTCCGCAGCCAGGCCGCCGGCGGACCCGAGGCCGGACCGGGGCTGGCCGAGCACTTCGAGCACCTGGTCCGCCCACTGTCTGCAGGTGTGGCAGTTCCGGTGTTCGCGTTCTTCTCCGCCGGGGTCACCGTCGGCGGGCTGTCCGGGCTGGGCGCGGCGCTGACCGACAGCGTCGCGGTCGGCATCATCGTCGGCCTGGTCGTGGGCAAGGTCATCGGGATCACCGCGGCCACCTGGCTGGTCGCCCGCTTCACCCGCGCCGAGCTCGACCGCGACCTCGGCTGGCCCGACGTCATCGGGCTGTCGCTGCTGGCCGGCATCGGGTTCACCGTCTCGCTGCTGATCGGGGAGCTGGCGTTCGGCGCCGGGACGTTGCGCGACGAGCACGTCAAGGTCGGCGTCCTCGCCGGCACCCTGCTGGCGGCGCTGCTGGCCACGGTCCTGTTGCGGCTGCGGGACCGCCGGTACCGGCGCATCGCCGAGGCCGAGGCCCGCGACGCCGACGCCGACGGCATCCCCGACGTGTTCCAGCCACCGGGCTCACACGTCCCCGCCGAGACGGTCACCGAACGCTCCAACCGTCGTCACCAGTCGGATGGCCGACCGCCCGAGGGGAAGCGCTGA
- a CDS encoding ABC transporter permease, whose amino-acid sequence MTTRTAPTRAPAVTGPQPPRSAGRTVTTAALRQVRRGTLIVAIVCAGMSALVVVQYRSLGGALGTASLTALAENPAIRTLFGPPVALDDAGGFTVWRVGTGLAALVGIWAALTVTRLTRGDEEARRCDLLLGGRLRVRSLVALVLGVVLAAAATAGAATAIAMVLAGAAVTGSVLFGACLAGTGMVGAALGCLAAQLLPERRSASGLAVAVLLGSLLARMVADGAPVVGWLSWASPFGLLGRVGPFADDRVLPLLVLAGLAAAPAAAAIRMASGRDLGGARLAGPDRRTAPSRLLRSLPGLAVHRTRRPLMVWTAGLMTYFVVIGLLATSMTSFLRDNPAFARMAAQAGFAQLGSVEGYVSALYALLAIPIGSFAAARIAALATDETAGRLALLYALPVSRTRWAATEAAAVAAAVVVLAAAAGLATWAGASRVDAGPGLGEALAGALSVVPAALLCLGAALAALGWARSAVLAVGVLPAAGGFLLLVLADTLGWPGAIRWFSPFAHLSAVPAEPWNAAGAAGMLAVATLLAWAGCRRYGHRDLTG is encoded by the coding sequence ATGACCACCCGGACCGCCCCGACCCGCGCGCCGGCCGTCACCGGGCCGCAGCCGCCGCGGTCCGCGGGGCGGACGGTCACGACGGCGGCGCTCCGGCAGGTCCGCCGCGGCACGCTCATCGTGGCCATCGTGTGCGCCGGGATGAGCGCGCTGGTGGTGGTGCAGTACCGCAGCCTCGGCGGCGCCCTCGGCACGGCGTCGTTGACGGCGCTGGCGGAGAACCCGGCGATCCGCACGCTGTTCGGCCCGCCGGTCGCGCTCGACGACGCCGGTGGCTTCACCGTCTGGCGCGTCGGCACCGGGCTGGCGGCGTTGGTCGGTATATGGGCGGCCCTGACGGTGACCCGGCTGACCCGGGGCGATGAGGAGGCCCGGCGGTGTGATCTGTTGCTCGGCGGGCGGCTGAGGGTGCGCTCGCTGGTGGCGCTGGTCCTCGGCGTGGTGCTCGCCGCAGCGGCGACGGCGGGAGCGGCGACTGCGATCGCGATGGTGCTCGCGGGGGCCGCCGTGACCGGATCGGTGCTGTTCGGTGCGTGTCTGGCCGGGACCGGGATGGTCGGGGCGGCTCTGGGCTGCCTGGCTGCGCAGCTGCTGCCCGAGCGCCGGTCGGCGTCGGGCCTGGCGGTCGCGGTCCTGCTGGGCAGCCTGCTGGCCCGGATGGTCGCCGACGGCGCGCCCGTGGTGGGTTGGCTGTCATGGGCCAGCCCGTTCGGGCTGCTGGGCCGGGTGGGGCCTTTCGCCGATGACCGGGTGCTGCCCCTGCTGGTCCTCGCGGGGCTGGCCGCGGCACCGGCGGCTGCCGCCATCCGAATGGCGTCCGGCCGCGACCTCGGCGGTGCCCGGCTCGCCGGGCCGGACCGGCGGACGGCGCCCAGCCGGCTGCTGCGGTCCCTGCCCGGCCTGGCCGTGCACCGCACCCGCCGCCCGCTGATGGTGTGGACGGCAGGGCTGATGACCTACTTCGTGGTCATCGGCCTGCTCGCCACGTCGATGACCAGCTTCCTGCGGGACAACCCGGCCTTCGCCCGGATGGCCGCGCAAGCCGGCTTCGCGCAGCTGGGGTCGGTGGAGGGCTACGTGTCGGCGCTGTACGCGCTGCTGGCCATCCCGATCGGGTCGTTCGCCGCGGCCCGGATCGCCGCGCTCGCCACCGATGAGACCGCCGGACGGCTGGCGCTGCTGTATGCGCTGCCGGTGTCCCGGACCCGCTGGGCGGCGACGGAGGCCGCCGCGGTCGCCGCCGCCGTGGTCGTCCTGGCCGCCGCGGCGGGCCTGGCCACCTGGGCCGGCGCGTCCCGGGTGGACGCCGGGCCCGGCCTGGGTGAGGCGCTGGCCGGCGCGCTCAGCGTCGTGCCGGCCGCGCTGCTGTGCCTCGGCGCGGCGCTGGCGGCGCTGGGCTGGGCACGGTCGGCGGTGCTCGCCGTCGGGGTGCTGCCGGCCGCCGGCGGCTTCCTGCTGCTCGTGCTCGCCGACACCCTCGGCTGGCCCGGCGCGATCCGCTGGTTCTCCCCGTTCGCGCACCTGTCCGCGGTTCCGGCGGAGCCGTGGAACGCCGCCGGGGCGGCCGGCATGCTCGCCGTCGCGACGCTGCTGGCCTGGGCCGGATGCCGCCGCTACGGCCACCGCGACCTGACCGGCTGA
- a CDS encoding ABC transporter ATP-binding protein: MATTSSSVHALRAHELSKRFGATEAVADLSLDVAPGAVFGFLGPNGAGKSTTIRLLLGLLRPTAGTAEVFGVPAADVKRAHRLLAYVPADVALWPSLTGRECLDLLAGVGPGTDLGYRKELLERFALDPDRRARTYSTGNRQKVALVAAFATRAPLLVLDEPTSGLDPLMEREFRACIAEAAARGQTVFLSSHLLAEVQAVCSRVGILRSGRLVEVAGLEELRRLRRMELVADLAAPAPGLQRLAALPEVTGLRWPTPVRLELSLSGPPGAVLRALADADVTRLEVREPSLEEIFLDYYGEVPA, from the coding sequence ATGGCCACCACCTCGTCGTCCGTTCATGCGCTGCGCGCGCATGAACTGAGCAAGCGGTTCGGCGCCACCGAGGCGGTGGCCGACCTGTCGCTGGACGTGGCGCCCGGAGCGGTCTTCGGTTTCCTCGGGCCGAACGGCGCGGGGAAGTCCACGACCATCCGCCTTCTGTTGGGCCTGCTGCGTCCGACCGCGGGCACCGCCGAGGTGTTCGGCGTCCCGGCCGCCGACGTCAAGCGGGCGCACCGGCTGCTGGCCTACGTGCCCGCCGACGTCGCGCTGTGGCCGTCCTTGACCGGCCGGGAGTGCCTGGACCTGCTGGCCGGCGTCGGCCCCGGCACCGACCTGGGCTACCGGAAGGAGCTGCTGGAGCGCTTCGCGCTGGACCCGGACAGGCGGGCCCGCACGTACTCGACCGGCAACCGGCAGAAGGTCGCCCTCGTCGCCGCGTTCGCGACCCGGGCGCCGCTGCTGGTCCTCGACGAGCCGACCAGCGGACTGGATCCGCTGATGGAGCGGGAGTTCCGGGCCTGCATCGCCGAGGCGGCCGCGCGCGGTCAGACGGTGTTCCTCAGCTCGCACCTGCTGGCCGAGGTGCAGGCGGTGTGCTCCCGGGTGGGCATCCTGCGCAGCGGTCGATTGGTGGAGGTGGCCGGGCTGGAGGAGCTGCGCCGGCTGCGGCGGATGGAGCTGGTTGCCGACCTCGCGGCGCCGGCGCCGGGCCTGCAGCGCTTGGCGGCCCTGCCGGAGGTGACCGGGCTGCGCTGGCCGACGCCGGTGCGGCTGGAGCTGTCGCTGAGCGGGCCGCCGGGTGCGGTGCTGCGGGCGCTGGCCGACGCCGACGTCACCCGACTCGAGGTACGGGAGCCCTCGCTGGAGGAGATCTTCCTCGACTACTACGGGGAGGTGCCGGCATGA